One genomic window of Paenibacillus xylanilyticus includes the following:
- the ptsG gene encoding glucose-specific PTS transporter subunit IIBC, whose product MFKKLFGVLQRVGKALMLPVAILPAAGLLLGIGNMLVNPDFLQYVTALDTPWVNSIATIMMNAGQIVFDNLALLFAVGVAVGLAGGEGVAGLAAIIGYLVMNVTLGTAVGVTPAMIGEVPGYASILGIPTLSTGVFGGIIIGIAAALCYNRFFKIELPSYLGFFAGKRFVPIITSVVSLLLGLLLVVIWPPIQNGLNAVSHFMVDTSPTLSAFIFGVVERSLIPFGLHHIFYSPFWFEFGEYVNKAGDVIRGDQQIFFNQLRDGVNLTAGTFQVGKFPFMMFGLPAAALAMYHEARPEHKKYVAGIMGSAALTSFLTGITEPLEFSFLFVAPVLFAVHCIFAGLSFMTMQILGVKIGMTFSGGFIDFLIFGIIPNRTPWWDVIIVGLILAVIYYFGFRMIIRKFNLKTPGREDATPETNSGGGSGSTDDLPHNILEAFGGQQNIKHLDACITRLRIEVNEKSNVNKDRLKQLGASGVLEVGNNVQAIFGTRSDTIKSQMQDIIAGRTPAPAPAADVKPAPEEEKAAGAEGERIIAEDIVMPVNGELMDITNVPDPVFAEKMTGDGFAVLPHDGKITSPVYGKVFNVFPSKHAVGIMSDGGKEVLVHIGVNTVKLKGQGFNVLVQEGDLVSAGQPIMEVDLEYVKANAPSIISPVIFTNLPEGSTVTLKNSGVLKIGDQPIIEIK is encoded by the coding sequence ATGTTTAAAAAGCTTTTTGGCGTCTTGCAAAGAGTAGGTAAAGCTCTTATGCTTCCTGTAGCCATTCTACCAGCAGCGGGCTTGTTGCTCGGAATCGGTAACATGCTGGTGAATCCGGACTTTTTGCAATATGTAACTGCACTGGATACCCCATGGGTAAACTCAATTGCAACAATCATGATGAACGCAGGTCAGATCGTATTTGACAATCTGGCATTGCTCTTTGCAGTAGGTGTAGCCGTTGGGCTAGCCGGAGGCGAAGGTGTGGCAGGTCTTGCGGCCATCATTGGTTATCTGGTGATGAATGTCACTTTGGGTACAGCCGTTGGTGTAACGCCGGCAATGATCGGCGAAGTACCAGGTTATGCTAGCATTTTGGGTATTCCTACACTGAGTACAGGTGTGTTCGGAGGTATCATCATTGGTATAGCCGCAGCACTGTGTTACAATCGGTTCTTCAAAATCGAACTGCCGTCTTACCTTGGATTCTTTGCAGGTAAACGTTTTGTTCCGATTATCACGTCGGTTGTTTCCCTCTTGCTCGGGTTACTGCTGGTGGTTATCTGGCCACCGATTCAAAATGGACTGAATGCTGTATCTCATTTCATGGTAGATACAAGTCCGACGCTCTCGGCATTCATTTTCGGAGTTGTGGAACGGTCCCTTATTCCGTTTGGACTCCATCACATTTTCTACTCTCCATTCTGGTTTGAATTCGGTGAGTATGTGAACAAGGCTGGAGACGTCATTCGTGGGGACCAGCAGATCTTCTTCAACCAATTGCGTGATGGTGTAAACCTCACGGCGGGAACCTTCCAAGTAGGTAAATTCCCGTTCATGATGTTCGGTTTGCCGGCTGCGGCACTTGCGATGTACCATGAAGCAAGACCGGAGCACAAAAAGTATGTTGCAGGGATCATGGGTTCAGCTGCGCTGACCTCGTTCCTTACCGGGATTACAGAGCCACTTGAATTCTCGTTCCTGTTTGTGGCACCAGTCCTGTTTGCAGTACACTGTATCTTCGCAGGTTTGTCTTTCATGACAATGCAAATTCTGGGTGTCAAAATCGGGATGACGTTCTCCGGTGGATTCATTGACTTCCTGATTTTCGGGATCATCCCGAACCGCACACCATGGTGGGACGTTATTATCGTCGGTTTGATTCTTGCCGTGATCTACTACTTCGGATTCCGAATGATCATTCGCAAGTTCAACCTCAAAACACCAGGTCGCGAAGATGCAACACCTGAAACAAACTCGGGTGGAGGATCAGGTTCAACAGACGATCTGCCACACAATATTCTGGAAGCCTTCGGTGGACAGCAGAATATCAAACACCTGGATGCATGTATCACTCGTTTGCGGATTGAAGTAAATGAGAAATCCAATGTAAATAAAGATCGTTTGAAACAATTAGGTGCATCTGGCGTGCTTGAAGTGGGTAATAATGTACAGGCCATTTTCGGTACACGTTCAGATACAATCAAGTCCCAAATGCAGGACATCATTGCAGGACGCACCCCGGCACCAGCACCAGCTGCTGATGTTAAACCTGCTCCTGAAGAGGAGAAGGCAGCGGGAGCAGAAGGCGAACGCATTATTGCCGAAGATATCGTCATGCCGGTTAACGGTGAATTGATGGATATCACTAACGTACCTGATCCGGTTTTTGCCGAGAAAATGACAGGTGACGGTTTCGCTGTGCTGCCGCATGATGGCAAGATTACTTCGCCTGTATACGGTAAAGTGTTTAATGTATTCCCTAGCAAACATGCTGTCGGCATCATGTCTGACGGCGGCAAGGAAGTACTGGTTCATATAGGTGTCAACACGGTGAAATTGAAAGGTCAAGGTTTCAACGTGCTTGTGCAGGAAGGTGACCTGGTATCGGCGGGTCAACCGATTATGGAAGTGGATTTGGAGTATGTAAAAGCTAACGCTCCATCCATCATCTCGCCAGTGATTTTCACCAACTTGCCTGAAGGCTCCACAGTGACCCTGAAGAATAGTGGAGTACTGAAAATTGGCGATCAGCCAATCATTGAGATAAAATAA
- the glcT gene encoding glucose PTS transporter transcription antiterminator GlcT, which produces MSSLHVNKALNNNVIIAQHPEHGEVVVIGKGIGFNRKTGDIIPLMAVEKMFILKNQQEQEQYKQLLPQVDEALIEIINECITYIAERTDVPLNEHIHIALTDHISFALKRKEQGIVIQNPFLYETREIYPEEYRMGEYAVRLIKEKLGVDLGMDEIGFIALHIYSAMTNQNISQVREHSQLITDLVGIVSDQLEYSFETESLDYSRLLTHLRFALERVRRGDKVEELHKLDSLLKLEYPEMYSLAWKLTKVMEKRLNLPVYPAEVGYLTIHLQRLYQRKEEENK; this is translated from the coding sequence TTGAGCAGCCTGCATGTAAACAAAGCTTTAAATAATAATGTAATTATTGCACAGCATCCTGAGCATGGAGAAGTCGTTGTCATCGGTAAAGGCATTGGCTTCAACCGGAAAACCGGTGACATCATTCCCTTGATGGCTGTGGAGAAGATGTTTATTTTGAAAAACCAGCAGGAGCAAGAGCAGTACAAACAGCTTCTTCCGCAAGTGGATGAGGCATTGATCGAGATTATTAACGAATGCATTACGTATATTGCAGAGCGTACGGATGTTCCGCTTAATGAACATATTCATATTGCATTGACTGATCATATTTCTTTTGCACTTAAGCGCAAAGAACAGGGCATTGTCATCCAGAATCCGTTTCTATATGAAACACGTGAGATCTATCCAGAAGAATATCGGATGGGAGAATACGCTGTTCGCCTCATTAAGGAGAAGCTCGGTGTCGACTTGGGCATGGACGAAATTGGATTTATAGCGCTGCATATCTACAGTGCCATGACCAACCAAAACATATCCCAAGTACGCGAACATTCACAGCTCATTACCGACCTGGTAGGAATCGTCTCGGATCAGTTGGAATATTCGTTCGAAACGGAGTCGCTGGACTATTCGCGCCTGCTTACGCATCTTCGCTTTGCATTGGAACGTGTTCGTCGAGGGGACAAGGTGGAAGAACTTCATAAGCTCGATTCCTTGCTCAAGTTGGAGTATCCCGAAATGTACTCGCTTGCATGGAAGCTGACCAAAGTCATGGAGAAAAGATTGAATCTTCCTGTCTATCCTGCAGAAGTGGGTTATCTGACTATTCATCTTCAACGGCTGTATCAAAGGAAAGAAGAAGAGAACAAGTGA